The Agromyces mariniharenae genome includes a window with the following:
- a CDS encoding cation acetate symporter: MLHFEAASTSPGEPWLNIAIFGAFVAVTMVIVFRASRNNKTAADYYAAGRSFTGGQNGSAIAGDYLSAASFLGIVGAIAMTGYDGFLYSIGFLVAWLVALLLVAELLRNTGKFTMADVLSFRLKQRPVRIAAATTTLVVCFFYLLAQMAGAGGLVSLLLGVGDQVGQALVITVVGALMILYVLIGGMKGTTWVQIIKAVLLIAGAGVMTVWVLALNGFDFSALLDKAVAVAENPAILDPGLKYGVSDVSKVDFLSLGLALVLGTAALPHVLMRFYTVPTAKEARKSVVWAIWLIGIFYVFTLVLGYGAAALVGPAVIAAAPGGPNSAAPLLAFSLGGPLLLGLISAIAFATILAVVAGLTITAAASFAHDIYASVVKKGKPEPGAEVKVARRTVVIIGIVAIIGGIGANGQNVAFLVALAFAVAASANLPTIVYSLFWKRFTTKGALWSMYGGLISAIVLIVFSPVVSGSETSMLKTEAIDFAWFPLSNPGIVSIPLAFLLGWIVSVLDKTTEDPKKQSEMEVRSLTGIGAEKAVSH; the protein is encoded by the coding sequence ATGCTGCACTTCGAAGCGGCGAGCACCTCGCCCGGCGAGCCCTGGCTCAACATCGCCATCTTCGGCGCGTTCGTCGCCGTCACGATGGTCATCGTGTTCCGCGCCAGCCGGAACAACAAGACCGCGGCCGACTACTACGCCGCTGGACGCTCGTTCACCGGCGGCCAGAACGGCTCGGCGATCGCGGGCGACTACCTGTCGGCGGCCTCGTTCCTCGGCATCGTCGGCGCCATCGCCATGACGGGCTACGACGGGTTCCTCTACTCGATCGGCTTCCTCGTCGCGTGGCTCGTCGCGCTCCTGCTCGTCGCGGAGCTCCTGCGCAACACCGGCAAGTTCACGATGGCCGACGTGCTGTCGTTCCGCCTCAAGCAGCGACCGGTGCGCATCGCGGCGGCCACCACGACGCTCGTCGTCTGCTTCTTCTACCTCCTCGCCCAGATGGCGGGCGCCGGCGGCCTCGTGTCGCTGCTGCTCGGCGTGGGCGACCAAGTGGGACAGGCTCTCGTCATCACCGTGGTCGGCGCGCTCATGATCCTCTACGTGCTGATCGGCGGCATGAAGGGCACCACGTGGGTGCAGATCATCAAGGCGGTGCTGCTCATCGCGGGCGCCGGGGTGATGACCGTTTGGGTGCTCGCGCTCAACGGGTTCGACTTCTCGGCGCTGCTCGACAAGGCCGTCGCCGTGGCCGAGAACCCCGCGATCCTCGACCCGGGCCTGAAGTACGGCGTGTCGGATGTCTCGAAGGTCGACTTCCTCTCGCTGGGCCTCGCCCTCGTGCTCGGCACCGCGGCCCTGCCGCACGTGCTCATGCGGTTCTACACCGTTCCCACGGCCAAGGAGGCGCGCAAGTCGGTCGTCTGGGCGATCTGGCTCATCGGCATCTTCTACGTGTTCACGCTCGTGCTCGGCTACGGCGCGGCGGCCCTCGTCGGCCCGGCGGTCATCGCCGCGGCGCCCGGCGGCCCGAACTCGGCCGCTCCGCTGCTCGCGTTCTCGCTCGGCGGACCGCTGCTGCTCGGCCTGATCTCGGCGATCGCGTTCGCGACGATCCTCGCGGTCGTGGCCGGCCTCACGATCACCGCGGCCGCCTCGTTCGCGCACGACATCTACGCGTCGGTCGTGAAGAAGGGCAAGCCCGAGCCGGGCGCCGAGGTCAAGGTGGCCCGCCGCACGGTGGTCATCATCGGCATCGTCGCGATCATCGGCGGCATCGGCGCCAACGGCCAGAACGTCGCGTTCCTCGTGGCCCTCGCGTTCGCCGTCGCGGCATCCGCCAACCTGCCGACCATCGTGTACTCGCTCTTCTGGAAGCGCTTCACCACGAAGGGCGCCCTCTGGAGCATGTACGGCGGCCTCATCTCGGCGATCGTGCTGATCGTCTTCTCGCCGGTGGTCTCGGGCTCCGAGACGTCGATGCTGAAGACCGAGGCCATCGACTTCGCCTGGTTCCCGCTGTCGAACCCGGGCATCGTCTCGATCCCGCTGGCCTTCCTCCTCGGCTGGATCGTGAGCGTGCTCGACAAGACGACCGAGGATCCGAAGAAGCAGTCCGAGATGGAGGTGCGCTCGCTCACCGGCATCGGCGCCGAGAAGGCGGTGAGCCACTAG
- a CDS encoding nuclear transport factor 2 family protein: MSGTTSPQLDLVQRFIRSIESGTHGDALLEFLHPDVEQVDHPSLMNPQGGRRGLAEILAASAAGAGIIDEQRYDVRRVVASGDDVVVQVDWHGRVAQSLGSVPVGTRLHSNSVISFGIEGDRIRRVEAYDCYDPFPTTG, translated from the coding sequence ATGAGTGGAACGACCTCGCCGCAGCTCGACCTCGTCCAGCGGTTCATCCGGTCCATCGAGTCCGGAACGCACGGCGATGCGCTCCTCGAGTTCCTCCATCCCGACGTCGAGCAGGTCGACCACCCCAGCCTCATGAACCCGCAGGGCGGTCGCCGCGGACTGGCGGAGATCCTCGCGGCGAGCGCGGCCGGCGCGGGCATCATCGACGAGCAGCGCTACGACGTGCGACGGGTCGTCGCGTCGGGGGACGACGTCGTCGTGCAGGTCGACTGGCACGGCCGGGTGGCGCAGTCGCTCGGCTCGGTGCCCGTCGGCACCCGGTTGCACTCGAACAGCGTGATCAGCTTCGGTATCGAAGGCGACCGGATCCGGCGGGTGGAGGCGTACGACTGCTACGACCCGTTCCCGACGACCGGCTGA